The proteins below come from a single Jaculus jaculus isolate mJacJac1 chromosome 12, mJacJac1.mat.Y.cur, whole genome shotgun sequence genomic window:
- the Zswim7 gene encoding zinc finger SWIM domain-containing protein 7 isoform X2, whose amino-acid sequence MEAALPAVAEELLSEMAAAVRDGAPIPDEHLLSLKFVFGSSAIQALDLVDRQSVTLISSPSGRHVYQDLTALTRLPPSEIPTSPVLVSSSWKFWQNIHMFGLLSLLFMSCICLLSAKEE is encoded by the exons ATGGAGGCCGCGTTGCCTGCGGTCGCGGAGGAGCTGCTGAGCGAGATGGCCGCTGCGGTGCGGGACGGCGCGCCAA TTCCAGATGAGCACCTGTTATC GTTGAAGTTTGTGTTTGGTTCATCAGCCATCCAGGCCTTGGACTTAGTTGACCGACAGTCCGTCACTTTGATCTCATCACCCAGTGGAAGGCATGTTTATCAG GACCTAACTGCACTCACAAGACTTCCTCCAAGTGAGATTCCTACAAGTCCAGTCCTGGTCTCAA GTTCTTGGAAGTTCTGGCAAAACATACATATGTTTGGCCTCCTGTCATTACTGTTCATGTCCTGCATTTGCCTTCTCAGTGCTAAGGAAGAGTGA
- the Zswim7 gene encoding zinc finger SWIM domain-containing protein 7 isoform X1, protein MEAALPAVAEELLSEMAAAVRDGAPIPDEHLLSLKFVFGSSAIQALDLVDRQSVTLISSPSGRHVYQVLGSSGKTYICLASCHYCSCPAFAFSVLRKSDSLLCKHLLAVYLSQVTRTCQQLSVSDKHLTDILLEKKQEA, encoded by the exons ATGGAGGCCGCGTTGCCTGCGGTCGCGGAGGAGCTGCTGAGCGAGATGGCCGCTGCGGTGCGGGACGGCGCGCCAA TTCCAGATGAGCACCTGTTATC GTTGAAGTTTGTGTTTGGTTCATCAGCCATCCAGGCCTTGGACTTAGTTGACCGACAGTCCGTCACTTTGATCTCATCACCCAGTGGAAGGCATGTTTATCAG GTTCTTGGAAGTTCTGGCAAAACATACATATGTTTGGCCTCCTGTCATTACTGTTCATGTCCTGCATTTGCCTTCTCAGTGCTAAGGAAGAGTGACAGCCTACTG TGTAAGCATCTCCTGGCAGTCTATCTCAGTCAGGTTACAAGGACCTGTCAACAGCTCAGTGTCTCTGACAAGCATCTGACTGACATCTTATTGGAGAAGAAACAAGAAGCATAA